A part of Pongo pygmaeus isolate AG05252 chromosome 14, NHGRI_mPonPyg2-v2.0_pri, whole genome shotgun sequence genomic DNA contains:
- the LOC129011749 gene encoding uncharacterized LOC127898562 homolog, translating into MSGPSSGEGGAGGRRRRRRRRRRSLSL; encoded by the coding sequence ATGAGCGGCCCCAGTAGTGGCGAGGGCGGCGcgggggggaggaggagaagaaggaggaggagaaggaggtcGCTGTCTTTGTAG